Proteins encoded in a region of the Capra hircus breed San Clemente chromosome 3, ASM170441v1, whole genome shotgun sequence genome:
- the TAL1 gene encoding T-cell acute lymphocytic leukemia protein 1 isoform X2: MTEQPPSEAAHSDPPLEGRDAAEARMAPPHLVLLNGVAKETSRAAPAEPPVIELGTRAGGPGGGPAGGGGAARDLKGRESAAAEARHRVPTTELCRPPGPAPASAPAELPGDGRMVQLSPPALAAPAAPGRALLYSLSQPLASLGSGFFGEPDAFPMFATNNRVKRRPSPYEMEITDGPHTKVVRRIFTNSRERWRQQNVNGAFAELRKLIPTHPPDKKLSKNEILRLAMKYINFLAKLLNDQEEEGTQRAKPGKDPVVGAGGGAGGGGGSAPPEDLLQDVLSPNSSCGSSLDGAASPDSYTEEPAPKHTARSLHPAMLPAADGAGPR; the protein is encoded by the exons ATGACGGAGCAGCCGCCGAGCGAGGCGGCACACAGTGACCCCCCGCTAGAGGGACGGGACGCGGCCGAGGCCCGCATGGCCCCCCCGCACCTGGTCCTGCTGAACGGCGTCGCCAAGGAGACGAGCCGCGCGGCCCCGGCGGAGCCCCCGGTCATCGAGCTGGGCACGCGCGCCGGCGGCCCGGGGGGTGGCCCCGCCGGTGGGGGCGGCGCCGCGCGGGACTTAAAGGGCCGCGAGTCGGCGGCGGCCGAAGCGCGCCATCGGGTGCCCACCACAGAGCTGTGCAGACCACCCGGGCCCGCGCCCGCCTCAGCCCCCGCGGAACTGCCCGGCGACGGCCGCATGGTGCAGCTGAGCCCGCCCGCGCTGgcggcccccgccgcccccggccGCGCGCTGCTCTACAGCCTCAGCCAGCCGTTGGCCTCTCTCGGCAG TGGCTTCTTTGGGGAGCCAGATGCCTTCCCTATGTTCGCCACCAACAACCGAGTGAAGAGGAGACCCTCCCCTTATGAGATGGAGATTACTGACG gtcCCCACACCAAAGTCGTGCGGCGCATCTTCACCAACAGCCGGGAGCGATGGCGGCAGCAGAATGTGAACGGGGCCTTCGCTGAGCTCCGCAAGCTAATCCCCACACATCCACCAGATAAGAAGCTCAGCAAGAATGAGATCCTCCGCCTGGCCATGAAGTACATCAACTTCCTGGCCAAGCTGCTCAATGACCAGGAGGAGGAAGGCACCCAGCGGGCCAAGCCTGGCAAGGACCCTGTAGTGGGGGCTGgcggaggggctgggggaggagggggcagcgcgcctccagaggatctcctgCAGGATGTGCTCTCCCCGAACTCCAGCTGTGGCAGCTCCCTGGACGGGGCAGCCAGCCCGGACAGCTACACAGAAGAGCCAGCACCCAAGCACACAGCCCGCAGCCTCCATCCTGCCATGCTCCCCGCCGCGGATGGAGCCGGCCCTCGGTGA